A region from the Candidatus Limnocylindria bacterium genome encodes:
- a CDS encoding 4a-hydroxytetrahydrobiopterin dehydratase, producing MPPPESETRLDEAALAQLLASGAWQREANTITRTFTLKGFKSAVAFVNRIAEAANEANHHPDIHIESYRKVRVVLTTHLTGGISDADVELARRIDELA from the coding sequence GTGCCTCCGCCTGAGAGTGAGACGCGGCTCGACGAGGCCGCGCTCGCCCAGTTGCTCGCGTCGGGCGCGTGGCAGCGCGAAGCGAACACGATCACACGCACGTTCACCCTGAAGGGATTCAAGAGCGCGGTCGCGTTCGTGAACCGCATCGCGGAGGCCGCGAACGAGGCGAACCATCACCCCGACATCCACATCGAGAGTTACCGGAAGGTGCGCGTCGTGCTCACGACGCATCTGACGGGCGGCATCTCCGACGCGGACGTCGAGCTGGCGCGGCGCATCGACGAGCTGGCATGA